Part of the Syntrophorhabdaceae bacterium genome is shown below.
TCCCACGGGAGAAGCCCGCGCGACGGTGTGGAAAAGCTTCTGACTTCTCCGGAGTTCTTTCTCGGCCAATCTTCTGGTGGTGATGTCGTGGATATTGCACTGGATCACCTTATGGCGGCTTACCATGTATTCGGTACTGACAAATTCCACCTCGATCTCCCGCCCGTCTTTTACGATAAGCGTTAAATCTTCATAACGGACAGACCCTTTGTGCTGCAGGTCGGCAAGGACAGCCTTGCTTGCCTCGCCGGCGTTGAAAGCGCCTAGTTCCCCGAGCCTTTTTCCCCTCAATTCTTTATAGCTATAGCCCAGCATATCGGAGAGGAACGGGTTCACATCATCTATCTCTCCCGTCTCTCCATTGAGGATCATGATCCCGGCCTGGGCCGTTTCGAAAAGTCTCCGGTAACGAACCTCAGAAGTCCGAAGCC
Proteins encoded:
- a CDS encoding response regulator, with amino-acid sequence MPDKTKILVIDDDPELLLLTVAVLNRAGYEVYGASAGKEGLAKARAHRPDIILLDVVLPDISGTELCRQIKEDGDLRDIFVILTSGVRTSSEHQTDGLNRGADGFITRPVSNRELLARVQSMVRIRRAEEGLRTSEVRYRRLFETAQAGIMILNGETGEIDDVNPFLSDMLGYSYKELRGKRLGELGAFNAGEASKAVLADLQHKGSVRYEDLTLIVKDGREIEVEFVSTEYMVSRHKVIQCNIHDITTRRLAEKELRRSQKLFHTVARASPVG